CCTTACCCAAAGTCATCTGCTGGATAGTCTTCTTGATGGCATCCTTACGGGTCTGAGGATATTGCGACACTAGTCCTGCCCTTAATTCCGCCAGTTCGCCTTTATTAGAGATTTTCGGAGCCACTCTAATCGAGTTCTTCAGGAactttttgatctttttaTCTAAAGGTGGCATAACTAATCAAACCCCACACTGCAACGTACAAACCAATCACTACACTGGCAGCACTTGCTGATCTACTATGGCTTTTACCTATGTTTGATCAATACGTTACTAACCTTAGTTGATACATCGCCTTACACGGACAGTCATAATTAAGAATGACAGTAAATCAAGAAACTGAATTCATTGATATTGGAGAGCTATAATCAAAAATTCTCAATCAGTCAGTTCATTTCTTGACCTTTTGGAATATAAAGGATTGTAGCCACCAGTTCTGGTTGGAAAAGGACAAAAAAAACTAGACGGAGCTAACTAGTTGCTGATTTACTTAGAAAACGGTTACctgagcttttcaagatccATTCCCAGTCCTTTGCAGCTTTATTGCATGTCTTTGCTGATGATATTAAGCTTGTCTATTCTCTAGACTGATTGCATCTTTAAGTTTTTCAAGACGCCTCGTCGAGCGCGCCGTGACGTTCCGAATGCTGTTGATtatattttttttcaaaatgCAAAGTCCCGGATAGTGTGGTGCGAGGATGTTCCGAAAGATTGGGCAGTCTCGTTCCGCAATGTTCGCGCTTAAAGACGGAAAACCTCTGCACCACCAGGCGTAATGCCTGGAACAGTTGATGAAAATTCAGTCGAGGGACGCAGTTGACAAACTGTTGCGAACTCATCGTCCAGACGGTGGATGTATCTGCAAGATGCACACTGGGAAGTCTCTCTTTGGATTTTTCTTATATAATGACCCTCACTTAGTTTGTACTGAGCAAGCTGCAAAATCGGTAGTCAAGCACCAAAATGTCTAACGCTGAAGTTCTAGTTTTGAGAGGTACCTTGGAAGGTCACAACGGTTGGGTCACTTCTTTGGCCACTTCCGCTGGTCAACCAAACTTGTTGTTGTCCGCTTCCCGTGACAAAACTTTGATCTCATGGAAATTGACTGGTGATGACCAACAATACGGTGTCCCAGTTAGATCTTTCAAGGGTCACAGCCACATCGTCCAAGACTGTGCTTTGACTGCTGACGGTGCTTACGCTTTGTCTGCTTCTTGGGATAAGACTTTGAGATTGTGGGACGTTGCCACCGGTGAAACTTACCAAAGATTTGTCGGTCACAAGTCCGATGTCATGTCTGTTGCCATTGACAGAAAGGCCTCTATGATCATCTCCGGTTCCCGTGACAAGACCGTCAAGGTCTGGACTATCAAGGGTCAATGTTTGGCTACCATGTTGGGTCACAACGACTGGGTTTCCCAAGTTAGAATTGTCCCAACCGAAGATGTTAACGATGACACCGTCACCGTTATCTCTGCTGGTATGGACAAGATGGTTAAGGTATGTTTATCTTTTATTTTTCTTTTGTGCAAAATGGTGCGTTGTCTTCCCTTTCAAATGATGTATTCAAGATATTTGCTACTTCGGACAGGGCTATAGCCTTGAATGAGACATATCATAATCACCAAGATCTCTGATGAAAAGAGACACCGCATTTTGCTTTTTGGATTTGCCAATTCTCCAATTACTAACAAATCGTACAGGCCTGGAACGTTAACCAATTCCAAATCGAGGCTGACTTCATTGGTCACAACAACTACGTTAACACCGTTACTGCTTCCCCAGACGGATCTTTGATCGCTTCTGCTGGTAAGGATGGTGAGATCATGTTGTGGAACTTGGCTGACAAGTCTGCTATGTACACCTTGAGTGCTCAGGACGAAGTCTTCGCCCTAGCTTTCTCTCCAAACAGATACTGGTTGAGTGCCGCCACCGCTTCCGGTatcaagatcttctgcttggatccaaaatctttggtcgatgagttgaagCCAGAATTTGCTGGTTACACCAAGGCTGCTGAGCCACACGCTGTTTCCTTGGCTTGGTCCGCTGACGGTCAAACTTTGTTCGCTGGTTACACCGACAACGTCATCAGAGTTTGGCAAGTCATGACCGCTAACTAATGTGATCTATCCCAATTGATTTTTTATTTAGTTCGGTCAAATATAAAGACTCCCATTCAGTAGTCGAATCGGAAGAAATTGccatttttcgatgagttttAGCTACTCTTGGGTTAATTAATATGTATAATACGATGCAATATGGAAGGATGGCGG
Above is a genomic segment from Torulaspora globosa chromosome 1, complete sequence containing:
- the ASC1 gene encoding 40S ribosomal protein RACK1 (ancestral locus Anc_2.431); protein product: MSNAEVLVLRGTLEGHNGWVTSLATSAGQPNLLLSASRDKTLISWKLTGDDQQYGVPVRSFKGHSHIVQDCALTADGAYALSASWDKTLRLWDVATGETYQRFVGHKSDVMSVAIDRKASMIISGSRDKTVKVWTIKGQCLATMLGHNDWVSQVRIVPTEDVNDDTVTVISAGMDKMVKVCLSFIFLLCKMVRCLPFQMMYSRYLLLRTGL